In the genome of Myxococcus stipitatus, one region contains:
- a CDS encoding DUF2203 domain-containing protein encodes MRYFNVDEANRLVPLLSRTFEHIRPWVERVQQLVETLGTPEGKALANHEALREERDALLEKVRLELREFHEMGLEIKGAQGLVDFRAHRGEEPVYLCWRLGEPAVSHWHGMYDGFSGRRPIDSPDEFAPTYLS; translated from the coding sequence ATGCGCTACTTCAACGTGGACGAGGCGAACCGGCTGGTGCCGCTCCTGAGCCGAACCTTCGAGCACATCCGCCCGTGGGTGGAGCGCGTGCAGCAGCTGGTGGAGACGCTGGGCACTCCGGAGGGCAAGGCCCTGGCGAACCACGAGGCGCTGCGCGAGGAGCGCGACGCGTTGCTGGAGAAGGTGCGGCTGGAGCTGCGTGAGTTCCACGAGATGGGGCTGGAAATCAAAGGGGCGCAGGGGCTGGTCGACTTCCGGGCGCACCGGGGAGAAGAGCCCGTGTACCTGTGCTGGCGTCTGGGCGAGCCCGCCGTGTCGCACTGGCATGGGATGTATGACGGCTTCTCCGGACGCCGCCCCATCGACAGCCCGGATGAGTTCGCGCCTACCTACTTGAGCTGA
- a CDS encoding NmrA/HSCARG family protein has translation MPRAHFLSVLVAGATGLQGGTVARHLRQRGHRVVGYVRSATSPAARELEALGVELAVGDFDDLPALTRAAEGVDAFYAVATPFESGVDAEIRHGMNQVDAARMAEVKHFVYSSVAGADRLTGIPHFDSKHRVELHVRRSGLPFTILGPTFFMENFNSPMFEEGLKAGVLALGLPPTHGLQMVAMDDLGALATRVLEDAERHMDRRIDVASDEVTGQQAAGLLSMVSGHRIHFEQIPLDYIRERSEDLAAMYEWLDREGYHANVVTLRRDYPDVRWSTFEDWARRQDWSGLTSPAWPHAAAEPTPPPAGH, from the coding sequence ATGCCCAGGGCCCACTTCCTTTCCGTGCTCGTCGCCGGAGCCACCGGCCTGCAAGGCGGCACCGTGGCTCGCCACCTCCGGCAACGAGGCCACCGCGTCGTCGGCTACGTCCGCAGCGCGACCTCCCCCGCCGCCCGGGAGCTCGAGGCCCTGGGCGTCGAGCTCGCCGTCGGTGACTTCGACGACCTGCCCGCCCTCACCCGCGCCGCCGAAGGCGTCGACGCCTTCTACGCCGTCGCTACCCCTTTCGAGTCCGGCGTCGACGCCGAAATCCGCCACGGCATGAACCAGGTGGACGCCGCTCGCATGGCCGAGGTGAAGCACTTCGTCTACTCGTCCGTCGCCGGAGCGGACCGCCTCACCGGCATCCCCCACTTCGACAGCAAGCACCGCGTCGAGCTCCACGTGCGCCGCAGCGGCCTGCCCTTCACCATCCTCGGCCCCACCTTCTTCATGGAGAACTTCAACAGCCCCATGTTCGAGGAAGGCCTCAAGGCCGGCGTCCTCGCCCTCGGCCTGCCTCCCACCCACGGCCTCCAGATGGTCGCCATGGATGACCTGGGCGCGCTCGCCACCCGTGTCCTCGAGGACGCCGAGCGCCACATGGACCGCCGCATCGACGTGGCCTCCGACGAGGTGACGGGCCAGCAGGCCGCCGGCCTGCTCTCCATGGTGAGCGGCCACCGCATCCACTTCGAACAAATCCCCCTCGACTACATCCGCGAGCGCAGCGAGGACCTCGCCGCCATGTACGAATGGCTGGACCGCGAGGGCTACCACGCCAACGTCGTGACGCTGCGCCGCGACTACCCCGACGTGCGCTGGAGCACCTTCGAGGACTGGGCTCGGAGACAGGACTGGAGCGGCCTCACCTCGCCCGCCTGGCCTCACGCCGCCGCGGAGCCCACGCCACCACCTGCCGGACACTGA
- a CDS encoding ornithine cyclodeaminase family protein — MRTLLLTRSDVSRNLQALTLLEDMRDAFRSDALARTVAPQRVRAPLHAEGTALVLFPGALPDVPAYTVKTHSKFPARTPAIQGVLHLNDMATGELLAVMDSGHLTAVRTGVVGALAADVLARQDASRVALIGAGAQAVMQLKSLRLVRSLSHVRVFDTDAARAFAFCARMYQELNMPVRQADSVAEAVADADIVITATWSREPFLFPSMVRPGTHITTLGADEPGKAEVSAELLSQSRVFCDHRGLVLAGGAVGNVGLGEDAIHAELGEVIAGRKPGRRSEDEVTVFTSVGLPFQDLAAAWHVYQAAKGDDAISGLDFGG, encoded by the coding sequence ATGCGCACCCTTCTGCTGACCCGTTCCGATGTGTCTCGCAACCTCCAGGCGCTCACCCTGTTGGAGGACATGCGGGACGCCTTCCGCTCCGACGCCCTGGCGCGCACGGTGGCGCCTCAGCGCGTCCGCGCGCCCCTGCACGCGGAGGGCACCGCGCTGGTGCTCTTCCCCGGCGCGCTGCCGGATGTCCCCGCGTACACGGTGAAGACCCACTCGAAGTTCCCCGCGAGGACACCGGCCATCCAGGGCGTGCTGCACCTGAATGACATGGCCACCGGGGAGCTGCTCGCGGTGATGGACTCCGGGCACCTGACGGCGGTGCGCACGGGCGTGGTGGGCGCGCTGGCCGCGGACGTGCTGGCGCGCCAGGACGCGAGCCGGGTGGCGCTCATCGGCGCGGGCGCGCAGGCGGTGATGCAGCTCAAGTCCCTGCGACTGGTGCGCTCGCTGTCCCACGTGCGGGTGTTCGACACGGACGCCGCGCGGGCCTTCGCCTTCTGCGCGCGCATGTATCAGGAGCTGAACATGCCGGTGCGGCAGGCGGACTCGGTGGCGGAGGCGGTGGCGGACGCGGACATCGTCATCACCGCGACGTGGAGCCGCGAGCCCTTCCTGTTCCCGAGCATGGTGCGGCCCGGGACGCACATCACCACGCTGGGCGCGGACGAGCCGGGCAAGGCGGAGGTCTCCGCGGAGCTCCTGAGCCAGTCGCGCGTGTTCTGCGACCACCGGGGCCTGGTGCTCGCGGGCGGGGCCGTGGGCAACGTGGGGCTGGGCGAGGACGCCATCCACGCGGAGCTGGGCGAGGTGATTGCCGGCAGGAAGCCCGGGCGGCGCTCCGAGGACGAGGTGACGGTCTTCACGTCGGTGGGGCTGCCCTTCCAGGACCTGGCGGCCGCGTGGCACGTGTACCAGGCGGCGAAGGGGGACGACGCCATCAGCGGCCTGGACTTCGGCGGCTGA
- a CDS encoding ATP-binding protein — MQEPETRPEQRESERTTPLRASDFLRSHHEVLLEDWEHAMQAHHVGEVRKHSWLLNHMPSLLIALADALDLGEPGPEVSLVDEHAVTRLGQGFDVGEVAAEFALLRRCILLRMEDLPRPLARGELVRMEDLLDRTLVHTVRRFAEERQRNLHALDRMAQATLDNPPVDTFLMRLLTVMVESALEVDAAGVLLVEGDRLVPRASVGLGAETPRGGAMALDEGFVGEVVSTREPVMLRGGALDSHGALPVSREQGFRALYGVPLVEGTRLWGVAYLASRTTFGFSDANLLLFRTLCQRGAAYILQARLQDLEREARVEAQRSLALLDALLEAAPLGMAFLDRDLRYLRINQTLAELNGIPVEAHQGQALRDVLPPAVADLLEPRLRRVLETGEPLQSFEFATPSELKSKVGKRMWQATLYPVRGPREAEMLGLGCVLVDVTDHKLAEAALQRALDFREQLLAILGHDLRNPLNAISASAFQLSRAEELEAAERRAVERIRKSAGRMGRMITDILDFARSKLGEGIPVSPQPMNLADVCQATLEELQVAHPGRPLVFEASGDTSGEWDPDRVAQVLGNLVANALQHGDDHSPIRTTVRGEARDVLLEVHNQGEPIPPQLLPRIFDPFKTPEAAPPKVSSPRQQQRSLGLGLYIVHQIARAHGGRVEVRSSKEEGTTFRVYWPRVRAAS; from the coding sequence ATGCAGGAGCCGGAGACACGCCCCGAGCAGCGCGAGTCCGAGCGGACAACACCGCTCAGGGCCTCGGACTTCCTGCGCTCGCATCACGAGGTGCTCCTGGAGGACTGGGAGCACGCGATGCAGGCGCACCACGTCGGAGAGGTGCGCAAGCACTCGTGGCTGCTGAACCACATGCCCAGCCTGCTCATCGCGCTGGCGGACGCGCTGGACCTGGGAGAGCCGGGCCCCGAGGTCTCGCTGGTGGATGAGCATGCGGTGACGCGGCTGGGCCAGGGCTTCGACGTGGGCGAAGTGGCGGCCGAGTTCGCGCTGCTGCGCAGGTGCATCCTCCTGCGGATGGAGGACCTGCCCCGTCCGCTCGCGCGCGGCGAGCTGGTGCGGATGGAGGACCTCCTGGACCGGACGCTGGTGCACACGGTGCGGCGCTTCGCGGAGGAGCGTCAGCGCAACCTCCACGCGCTGGACCGCATGGCCCAGGCCACCCTGGACAACCCGCCGGTGGACACCTTCCTCATGCGGCTGCTCACCGTGATGGTGGAGTCCGCCCTCGAGGTGGATGCCGCCGGAGTGCTGCTGGTGGAGGGAGACCGGCTGGTGCCGCGCGCCTCGGTGGGGCTGGGCGCCGAGACACCCCGGGGCGGCGCGATGGCGCTGGACGAGGGCTTCGTCGGCGAGGTGGTGTCGACGCGCGAGCCGGTGATGTTGCGCGGAGGCGCGCTGGACTCGCACGGCGCCCTGCCCGTCTCGCGCGAGCAGGGCTTTCGCGCGCTCTACGGCGTCCCCCTGGTCGAAGGGACGCGCCTGTGGGGCGTGGCCTATCTCGCCTCGCGCACCACGTTTGGCTTCTCCGACGCGAACCTGCTGCTGTTCCGCACCCTGTGTCAGCGCGGGGCCGCGTACATCCTCCAGGCCAGGCTGCAGGACCTGGAGCGGGAGGCGCGGGTGGAGGCCCAGCGCTCGCTCGCGCTGCTCGATGCGCTGCTGGAGGCCGCGCCCCTGGGCATGGCTTTCCTGGACCGCGACCTGCGCTACCTGCGCATCAACCAGACGCTGGCGGAGCTCAATGGCATCCCCGTGGAGGCCCATCAAGGGCAGGCCCTCCGGGACGTCCTGCCTCCCGCGGTGGCGGACCTGCTGGAGCCTCGGCTCCGGCGGGTGCTGGAGACGGGCGAGCCCTTGCAGTCCTTCGAGTTCGCCACGCCCTCCGAGCTGAAGTCCAAGGTGGGGAAGCGGATGTGGCAGGCGACGCTCTATCCGGTGCGAGGGCCTCGCGAGGCGGAGATGCTGGGCCTGGGGTGCGTGCTGGTGGACGTCACCGACCACAAGCTGGCGGAGGCCGCGCTCCAGCGCGCGTTGGACTTCCGCGAGCAGCTGCTGGCCATCCTGGGACATGACCTGCGCAACCCGCTCAATGCCATCAGCGCGTCGGCCTTCCAGCTCTCGCGCGCGGAGGAGCTGGAGGCCGCGGAGCGCCGCGCGGTGGAGCGCATCCGCAAGTCCGCCGGGCGGATGGGCCGGATGATTACAGACATCCTCGACTTCGCGCGCAGCAAGCTGGGCGAGGGCATTCCCGTCTCACCCCAGCCGATGAACCTGGCCGACGTGTGCCAGGCCACGCTGGAGGAGTTGCAGGTGGCCCACCCGGGGCGTCCGCTCGTGTTCGAGGCGTCCGGAGACACCTCGGGAGAGTGGGACCCGGACCGGGTGGCGCAGGTGCTGGGGAACCTGGTGGCCAACGCGCTCCAGCACGGCGACGACCACTCTCCCATCCGCACCACCGTGCGCGGCGAGGCGCGCGACGTGCTGCTGGAGGTCCACAACCAGGGCGAGCCGATTCCCCCCCAGCTCCTGCCGCGCATCTTCGACCCGTTCAAGACGCCCGAGGCCGCGCCCCCGAAGGTGTCCTCTCCGAGGCAGCAGCAGCGCAGCCTGGGCCTGGGCCTCTACATCGTCCACCAGATTGCCCGTGCGCACGGAGGCCGCGTGGAGGTGCGCTCCTCGAAGGAGGAGGGCACCACGTTCCGCGTGTACTGGCCTCGTGTCAGGGCCGCCTCGTAG
- a CDS encoding Sapep family Mn(2+)-dependent dipeptidase, with translation MRLPSAAAFLCLVPTLALAGQPDARCQGAPKARAARFSAKAMKDASPQERHAAYVQACALDEVVELTQQLVRFKTVSSEVHASKSPEVAAMGRFLQKWAKAHGMAYRAVGANDVFELSWGSGAPSLGLVFHGDVVPAPAHEWKRPPFEPYVQDGRLFGRGVEDDKGPLASALVALDYARQLGLKPQGRVLVIVGNGEESDWNGMGRYAASEPKPTHVISVDSAYPVVAAQSGFVAWNLVAPVGEAVKSPSATLRAVDVKGGEFLTQVPGAATLKLVPAEGRSLAQALTEVRAAIDAEQKARASLKAEVKEEAQALVLTVHGKAVHASIADEGHNALWDLSAVAARLPLEDNGIAAMLRVLAQRFDGDHFGKKLGVAYADDGLMGPLIAAPTVLRVADGQVTLGVNMRRPQGQDAATFNAALDKAAALVGQDSGGRLKEASGRYVGDAHVADTSGTLVTTLMDIYKRHKNAPDAKPTSVRGGTYARLFPKAVDFGPGFPGEEYTGHAPDESISLESLHLGTQMLAEAIHTLALTPAK, from the coding sequence ATGCGCCTCCCTTCCGCCGCCGCTTTCCTGTGTCTCGTTCCCACCCTCGCGCTCGCCGGGCAGCCAGATGCCCGCTGCCAGGGCGCTCCCAAGGCCCGCGCCGCGCGCTTCTCCGCGAAAGCGATGAAGGACGCCTCCCCCCAGGAGCGACATGCCGCGTACGTCCAGGCCTGTGCGCTCGACGAGGTCGTGGAGCTGACCCAGCAGCTCGTGCGCTTCAAGACGGTCAGCAGCGAGGTCCACGCCTCCAAGAGCCCCGAGGTCGCCGCCATGGGCCGCTTCCTCCAGAAGTGGGCCAAGGCTCACGGCATGGCGTACCGCGCCGTGGGCGCCAATGACGTGTTCGAGCTGTCCTGGGGCTCGGGTGCGCCCTCCCTGGGCCTCGTGTTCCACGGCGACGTGGTGCCCGCGCCCGCGCACGAGTGGAAGCGCCCGCCCTTCGAGCCCTACGTCCAGGACGGCCGCCTCTTCGGCCGAGGCGTCGAGGACGACAAGGGGCCCCTCGCGTCGGCGCTGGTGGCGCTCGACTACGCGCGTCAGCTGGGCCTGAAGCCCCAGGGGCGCGTGCTGGTCATCGTGGGCAATGGCGAGGAGAGCGACTGGAACGGCATGGGGCGGTACGCGGCCAGCGAGCCCAAGCCCACGCACGTCATCTCCGTGGACTCCGCCTACCCGGTGGTGGCCGCGCAGTCCGGCTTCGTCGCGTGGAACCTGGTGGCCCCCGTGGGTGAGGCGGTGAAGTCCCCGAGCGCCACCCTGCGCGCGGTCGACGTGAAGGGCGGCGAGTTCCTCACGCAGGTGCCCGGCGCCGCGACGCTGAAGCTGGTGCCCGCCGAGGGCCGCTCGCTCGCGCAGGCGCTGACGGAGGTGCGCGCCGCCATCGACGCCGAGCAGAAGGCCCGCGCCTCGCTCAAGGCCGAGGTGAAGGAGGAGGCCCAGGCGCTGGTTCTCACCGTGCACGGCAAGGCGGTGCACGCCTCCATCGCCGACGAGGGACACAACGCGCTGTGGGACCTGTCCGCGGTGGCGGCGCGGCTGCCGCTCGAGGACAACGGCATCGCCGCCATGCTGCGCGTCCTGGCGCAGCGCTTCGATGGAGACCACTTCGGCAAGAAGCTGGGCGTGGCGTACGCGGACGACGGGTTGATGGGGCCGTTGATTGCCGCGCCCACGGTGCTGCGCGTGGCCGACGGGCAGGTGACCCTGGGCGTCAACATGCGCCGTCCTCAAGGACAGGACGCCGCGACGTTCAACGCCGCGCTCGACAAGGCCGCCGCGCTGGTGGGGCAGGACTCCGGTGGGCGCTTGAAGGAGGCCAGCGGGCGCTACGTGGGAGATGCCCACGTGGCGGACACGTCCGGCACGCTCGTCACCACGCTGATGGACATCTACAAGCGCCATAAGAACGCCCCGGATGCGAAGCCCACGTCCGTGCGCGGCGGCACCTACGCGCGGCTGTTCCCCAAGGCCGTCGACTTCGGCCCGGGCTTCCCCGGCGAGGAGTACACGGGCCACGCGCCCGATGAGTCCATCTCGCTGGAGAGCCTGCACCTGGGGACGCAGATGCTCGCGGAGGCCATCCACACGCTGGCCCTGACGCCCGCGAAGTGA
- the msrA gene encoding peptide-methionine (S)-S-oxide reductase MsrA, with amino-acid sequence MFFDSTKKLRMPTSAEALPGRAEEMPVPPRHEVLGTPLKGPLPEGHEAAIFGLGCFWGAERKFWKTPGVYSTSVGYAAGLTPNPTYREVCSGLTGHNEVVRVVFDPKKVSYEQLLRVFWENHDPTQGMRQGNDTGTQYRSGIYFTTEAQQRAAEASRDAYQKALSAKGLGTITTEILPAPTYYFAEDYHQQYLEKNPDGYCGLGGTGVSCPIGVGVSA; translated from the coding sequence ATGTTCTTCGACTCCACCAAGAAGCTGAGGATGCCGACGTCCGCGGAGGCGCTGCCTGGCCGCGCGGAGGAGATGCCCGTTCCCCCCCGGCACGAGGTGCTGGGCACGCCCTTGAAGGGCCCCCTCCCGGAAGGCCACGAGGCCGCCATCTTCGGGCTGGGGTGCTTCTGGGGCGCGGAGCGGAAGTTCTGGAAGACGCCGGGGGTGTACAGCACGTCGGTGGGCTACGCGGCGGGCCTGACGCCCAACCCCACCTACCGCGAGGTGTGCAGCGGACTCACCGGCCACAACGAGGTGGTCCGCGTCGTGTTCGACCCGAAGAAGGTCAGCTACGAGCAGCTCCTGCGCGTGTTCTGGGAGAACCACGACCCGACGCAGGGCATGCGACAGGGGAACGACACGGGCACGCAGTACCGCTCCGGCATCTACTTCACGACCGAGGCGCAGCAGCGCGCCGCCGAGGCCAGCCGGGACGCGTACCAGAAGGCGCTCTCCGCGAAGGGGCTGGGCACCATCACGACGGAAATCCTGCCCGCGCCCACGTACTACTTCGCCGAGGACTACCATCAGCAGTACCTGGAGAAGAACCCGGACGGGTACTGCGGGCTGGGTGGCACGGGCGTGAGCTGCCCCATCGGGGTCGGCGTCAGCGCGTGA
- a CDS encoding YebC/PmpR family DNA-binding transcriptional regulator, translating to MGRIFETRKATMMARWNKMAKVFTRISKDIAIAVKAGGPSPDTNSTLRRVLQNARAANMPKDKVEAAIKRASGKDTTQYDIVLYEGYAPHGIALIVETATDNVVRTVANVRACFNKHSGNLGSTGSVAYMFKHMGVFRLNPEGINQEELELELIDHGLEEMGEGTGEKGEKQLIIRCAFADFGKLQHAIEEKGLTPVSADSEYIAENLIELPEEKATEVLELVDMLEQDDDVQRVFHNLG from the coding sequence ATGGGACGCATTTTCGAGACACGCAAGGCCACGATGATGGCCCGCTGGAACAAGATGGCGAAGGTCTTCACGCGCATCAGCAAGGACATCGCCATCGCGGTGAAGGCCGGCGGGCCCAGCCCCGACACGAACTCCACGCTGCGCCGAGTGCTCCAGAACGCCCGCGCCGCGAACATGCCGAAGGACAAGGTCGAGGCGGCCATCAAGCGCGCCAGCGGCAAGGACACCACGCAGTACGACATCGTGCTGTATGAGGGCTACGCGCCGCACGGCATCGCGCTGATTGTGGAGACGGCCACGGACAACGTGGTGCGCACCGTGGCGAACGTGCGTGCGTGCTTCAACAAGCACTCCGGCAACCTGGGCAGCACCGGCAGCGTCGCGTACATGTTCAAGCACATGGGGGTCTTCCGGCTGAATCCGGAGGGCATCAACCAGGAGGAGCTGGAGCTGGAGCTCATCGACCACGGCCTCGAGGAGATGGGCGAGGGCACGGGGGAGAAGGGCGAGAAGCAGCTCATCATCCGCTGCGCCTTCGCCGACTTCGGCAAGCTCCAGCACGCCATCGAGGAGAAGGGCCTGACGCCTGTCTCCGCCGACTCCGAGTACATCGCGGAGAACCTCATCGAGCTGCCCGAGGAGAAGGCCACCGAGGTGCTCGAGCTGGTCGACATGCTGGAGCAGGACGACGACGTCCAGCGCGTGTTCCACAACCTCGGTTGA
- a CDS encoding DUF962 domain-containing protein, whose protein sequence is MSKPIQTYGEFWHFYLREHSLPVTRRFHFVGSSLGVATAVAAIVTGRAALIPAALVSAYGFAWFSHFFIERNKPASFKYPLWSFISDFRMAGLMAVGQLDGHMERAFANGAQGTGTNSLSPAQLARGEAQAQQAR, encoded by the coding sequence ATGTCCAAGCCCATCCAGACCTATGGCGAGTTCTGGCACTTCTACCTTCGGGAGCACTCGCTGCCGGTGACTCGGCGCTTCCACTTCGTGGGGAGCAGCCTGGGTGTGGCCACGGCCGTCGCGGCCATCGTCACGGGCCGCGCGGCGCTGATTCCCGCCGCCCTGGTCTCCGCCTATGGCTTCGCGTGGTTCAGCCACTTCTTCATCGAGCGCAACAAGCCCGCCAGCTTCAAGTATCCGCTGTGGTCGTTCATCTCGGACTTCCGCATGGCGGGGCTGATGGCCGTGGGGCAGTTGGATGGCCACATGGAGCGGGCGTTCGCGAATGGCGCGCAGGGCACGGGCACCAACAGCCTGTCCCCCGCGCAGCTCGCGCGGGGTGAGGCCCAGGCGCAGCAGGCCCGGTAG
- a CDS encoding class I SAM-dependent methyltransferase, translating to MSEPVRDFYEGLAEEYHLLFANWAQTVERQGATLDALLRRSGAPPPRRVLDCACGIGTQALGLAGRGYVVHATDLSPSAVARAEREARVMGVHLTTGVADMRTLDVQVPGAFDVVVAFDNAIPHLLTDEDLDAAANAMVSRLVPGGLLALSIRDYDQLMTQQPRFTSERVLDAPEGRRILFQVWDWAPDGRTYKVHQFILRPEGSGWQATEHTGVYRALQRVEVERALTRAGLVDTRWYGPEETGFYQPILTGRRL from the coding sequence ATGAGCGAGCCCGTGCGGGACTTCTACGAGGGGCTGGCGGAGGAGTACCACCTGCTCTTCGCCAACTGGGCGCAGACGGTGGAGCGACAGGGCGCCACGCTGGATGCCCTGCTGCGCCGCAGCGGCGCGCCCCCGCCTCGGCGTGTGTTGGATTGCGCGTGTGGCATCGGCACCCAGGCCCTGGGGCTCGCGGGCCGAGGCTACGTCGTCCACGCCACCGACCTGAGCCCCTCCGCCGTGGCCCGCGCCGAACGCGAGGCCCGGGTCATGGGCGTCCACCTCACCACGGGCGTCGCGGACATGCGCACCCTGGACGTCCAGGTGCCCGGCGCGTTCGACGTCGTCGTCGCCTTCGACAACGCGATTCCGCACCTGCTCACCGACGAGGACCTGGACGCCGCCGCGAACGCGATGGTCTCCAGGCTGGTGCCCGGCGGACTGCTGGCACTGAGCATCCGCGACTATGACCAGCTCATGACGCAGCAGCCGCGCTTCACCTCGGAGCGCGTGCTCGATGCGCCCGAGGGCCGCCGCATCCTGTTCCAGGTCTGGGACTGGGCCCCGGACGGCAGGACGTACAAGGTCCATCAGTTCATCCTGCGCCCGGAAGGTTCAGGCTGGCAGGCCACCGAGCACACCGGCGTCTACCGCGCGCTCCAGCGCGTGGAGGTGGAGCGCGCGCTGACTCGCGCGGGCCTGGTGGACACGCGCTGGTACGGCCCCGAGGAGACGGGCTTCTATCAGCCCATCCTCACCGGGCGCCGGCTGTGA
- a CDS encoding thioesterase family protein → MADISPKDFPVSVPFTLHWSEMDAFGHANNARTFTWFESARIPYLSRVGLTGPSGSGDARAPGGIGPILKATQAEYLRPVVFPARLVTCARTSRIGNSSMTLEHAVFGEEDGVLYTKGTAVIVALNYVTHETVPMPAHVRAAIEALEGRTFGT, encoded by the coding sequence ATGGCGGATATCTCCCCCAAGGACTTCCCCGTGAGCGTCCCGTTCACCCTCCACTGGAGTGAAATGGATGCGTTCGGCCACGCGAACAATGCCCGGACCTTCACGTGGTTCGAGTCCGCTCGCATCCCCTACCTCTCGCGCGTCGGGCTGACGGGCCCCTCTGGCTCGGGAGACGCCCGCGCCCCCGGCGGCATCGGCCCCATCCTCAAGGCCACGCAGGCCGAGTACCTCCGCCCCGTCGTCTTCCCGGCCCGGCTGGTGACCTGCGCGCGGACGTCGCGCATCGGCAACTCGTCCATGACGCTGGAGCACGCGGTGTTCGGCGAGGAGGACGGTGTGCTCTACACGAAGGGCACCGCCGTCATCGTCGCGCTCAACTACGTCACCCACGAGACAGTCCCCATGCCCGCCCATGTGCGGGCCGCCATCGAAGCGCTAGAGGGACGCACCTTCGGGACATGA
- a CDS encoding cupin domain-containing protein, translating to MSPRLLLSALALTGFGIAHPAWATSPEAPKAPRTDTAKPPAATGTAPPTTAKAPRPDSATAATGTPSTSPVRHRVTPAEAPRHLIAGGKGRATLFLNANTGATAASLTLLELQPGGEVPEHTHDTSVEILYIEDGAADMTVAGQTLRVSKGDAVYIPAGAKHSAKVVSPGVPFKAVQVYAGPGPEQRFTQGPRETAPHGP from the coding sequence ATGAGTCCACGACTCCTGCTCTCCGCGCTGGCCCTCACGGGGTTCGGTATCGCGCACCCGGCCTGGGCCACCTCGCCCGAGGCTCCGAAGGCCCCTCGCACCGACACGGCGAAGCCCCCCGCCGCGACGGGCACCGCGCCCCCGACCACCGCGAAGGCGCCACGGCCCGACAGCGCCACGGCCGCGACGGGCACGCCCTCCACGAGCCCCGTGCGCCACCGCGTCACCCCGGCCGAGGCCCCTCGCCACCTCATCGCGGGCGGCAAGGGCCGCGCGACGCTGTTCCTCAACGCGAACACGGGCGCCACCGCCGCGTCGCTCACGCTGCTGGAGCTCCAGCCCGGCGGCGAGGTGCCCGAGCACACGCACGACACCAGCGTCGAGATTCTCTACATCGAGGACGGCGCCGCGGACATGACGGTGGCGGGCCAGACGCTGCGCGTGAGCAAGGGCGACGCCGTCTACATCCCCGCGGGCGCGAAGCACTCCGCGAAGGTGGTGTCACCGGGCGTGCCCTTCAAGGCCGTGCAGGTCTACGCCGGCCCCGGCCCCGAGCAGCGCTTCACCCAGGGCCCGAGGGAGACCGCCCCCCATGGCCCGTAA